One window of Streptococcus troglodytae genomic DNA carries:
- the rpsU gene encoding 30S ribosomal protein S21, with amino-acid sequence MSKTVVRKNESLDDALRRFKRSVTKAGTLQESRKREFYEKPSVKRKRKSEAARKRKKF; translated from the coding sequence ATGTCAAAGACAGTAGTGCGCAAAAATGAATCACTTGACGATGCTCTTCGTCGTTTCAAACGTTCTGTAACTAAAGCTGGTACACTTCAAGAATCACGTAAACGTGAATTCTACGAAAAACCTTCTGTAAAGCGTAAACGCAAATCAGAAGCAGCTCGCAAACGTAAAAAATTCTAA
- a CDS encoding transporter substrate-binding domain-containing protein yields the protein MTFKKLVLGLLSFTAVFTLVACSSSNSKNLQDDIKEKKKLVVAVSPDYAPFEFKALVNGKDTVVGADIELAKAIAKELGVKLELSSMSFDNVLSSLKTGKADIAISGLSYTKERAQAYDFSEAYYKTENAILIKKSDLNKYTTISSFNKTKVAVQKGTIEEGLAKNQLKQSNITSLTSMGEAVNELKSGQVDAVDLEKPVAEGYVSQNSDLVLAKVALKTGEGDAKAVALPKDSGQLAKTVNKVIKKLKKEDKYKQFISDAVKLTGQQVD from the coding sequence ATGACATTTAAAAAATTAGTTTTAGGTTTATTGAGTTTTACGGCTGTATTTACTTTAGTAGCTTGCAGTTCTTCCAATTCAAAAAATTTACAGGATGATATTAAAGAAAAGAAAAAGTTAGTTGTTGCTGTTAGTCCGGACTATGCACCTTTTGAGTTCAAGGCTCTTGTGAATGGTAAGGATACTGTTGTTGGTGCTGATATTGAGCTGGCAAAAGCAATTGCTAAAGAATTGGGAGTGAAATTGGAATTGTCTTCCATGAGTTTTGATAATGTCTTGTCCAGTTTAAAAACAGGAAAAGCAGACATAGCTATCTCTGGTTTATCTTATACCAAGGAACGTGCTCAAGCTTATGACTTTTCAGAAGCTTATTATAAAACGGAAAACGCTATTCTTATTAAAAAGTCTGATTTGAACAAATATACAACAATTTCTTCTTTCAATAAGACTAAAGTAGCTGTTCAAAAAGGAACGATTGAAGAAGGATTAGCCAAAAATCAATTAAAGCAATCAAACATTACCTCTTTGACTTCGATGGGTGAAGCTGTTAATGAGCTCAAATCTGGTCAGGTTGATGCTGTTGATCTTGAAAAACCAGTAGCAGAAGGCTATGTGTCTCAAAATAGTGATTTGGTTCTTGCCAAAGTTGCCTTAAAAACAGGCGAAGGAGATGCCAAAGCAGTTGCCTTGCCCAAAGACAGCGGTCAATTAGCTAAGACAGTGAATAAGGTTATTAAGAAACTCAAAAAAGAAGATAAATACAAGCAGTTTATCAGCGATGCTGTTAAATTAACTGGTCAGCAAGTGGATTGA
- a CDS encoding aminotransferase has protein sequence MKLPRFGVEEWLNVHEKDAAYDIAGVSVAALTLEELFQLTQQDLTAFFQELGQKKLDYGWIEGSPQFKAEVCKLYKTIQAEQVLQTNGATGANMLALYALIEPEDHVISMYPTYQQLYDIPKSLGAQVDLWQIKEENKWLPDLDELRQLIRPNTKMICINNANNPTGAIMDESYLKELVAIAESCNAYILSDEVYKSFASDRDIPAIVDLYDKGISVDSLSKAYSLPGIRIGWVASNKKITAILRDYRDYTMICAGVFADMLASFALKHRQEIIQRNQKIVADNLQILQDWLAKEPHAQAILPDHVSTSLIKLNVPMPIETFCLKLLSDYGVLLVPGNRFDIEGHVRLGYCGDKEILKAGLTRLSQCLRQFDE, from the coding sequence ATGAAGTTACCACGTTTTGGAGTGGAGGAGTGGCTTAATGTCCATGAAAAAGATGCCGCCTACGACATTGCTGGTGTGTCTGTTGCTGCCTTAACTTTGGAAGAATTATTTCAATTAACCCAGCAAGATTTAACTGCCTTTTTTCAAGAATTAGGGCAGAAGAAATTGGACTATGGCTGGATAGAAGGCTCACCTCAATTTAAAGCTGAGGTTTGTAAACTTTATAAGACTATTCAAGCGGAACAGGTTTTACAAACCAATGGTGCCACCGGAGCAAATATGTTGGCTCTCTATGCTTTGATTGAACCAGAAGATCATGTTATTTCAATGTATCCAACCTATCAACAGCTCTATGATATTCCTAAATCATTAGGCGCTCAGGTTGATTTGTGGCAGATTAAGGAAGAAAATAAGTGGCTGCCAGATTTAGATGAGTTACGGCAGCTCATTCGTCCCAATACTAAGATGATCTGTATCAATAATGCCAACAATCCAACAGGTGCTATTATGGATGAGTCCTATCTGAAAGAATTAGTTGCTATTGCCGAATCTTGCAATGCTTATATCTTGTCAGATGAGGTTTATAAATCTTTTGCATCTGATAGAGATATTCCTGCTATTGTTGATTTATATGATAAAGGCATTTCTGTAGATAGCTTGTCAAAAGCTTACTCTCTGCCGGGAATCCGCATTGGCTGGGTAGCCTCTAACAAAAAAATAACAGCTATTTTGAGAGATTACCGTGATTATACCATGATTTGTGCTGGTGTTTTTGCTGATATGTTGGCAAGTTTTGCTTTAAAACACCGTCAGGAAATTATTCAGAGAAATCAAAAGATTGTGGCCGATAATCTACAAATTCTGCAAGATTGGCTGGCTAAAGAACCGCATGCTCAGGCTATTTTACCGGATCATGTTTCGACTTCGCTTATTAAGCTTAATGTTCCGATGCCTATTGAAACCTTTTGCCTAAAGCTTTTATCAGATTATGGTGTGCTTTTGGTTCCTGGTAATCGTTTTGATATCGAGGGGCATGTTCGTCTGGGTTATTGTGGTGATAAAGAGATTTTAAAGGCTGGTTTAACAAGGTTATCTCAATGCTTGCGGCAATTTGACGAATAG